A single genomic interval of Litoreibacter ponti harbors:
- a CDS encoding NUDIX domain-containing protein, whose protein sequence is MSRAPAPRDIVLFGTLRDPELLEIVLGRVAHLQPAYLSGHGVFVAEGQSFPLLAIADGAAEGGLLEGLTDEEIARLDWYEAPYGYALEPVTLTDGRTAQVYRPTDGQWQPGGAWSLSRWQAEQGPLAREAAREIMDLFGTVPLDTLQQRMSQIRSRAQARVNASREAPTAQLRRGLTRSDVDVLTHRQAYSNFFAVDELDIRHRRFDGGTQEVNRAVFVMADAVVVLPYDPVRDRVLVIEQMRVAPFVRGDKMPWVVETVAGRVDGGESPEDCAHREAQEEAGVSLSRLIKVSGNYPSPGAVTEFLHCYVGLAELGDAGGIGGLDSESEDIRSITVPFEDLMAGIAQGEVQSGPLILLALWLERERPRLRHDATSP, encoded by the coding sequence TTGAGCCGCGCCCCTGCGCCGCGCGATATCGTGCTGTTTGGCACGCTCCGCGACCCCGAATTGCTGGAAATCGTGTTGGGCCGTGTTGCCCATTTGCAACCCGCGTACTTGTCCGGACACGGTGTCTTTGTGGCCGAGGGCCAGAGCTTTCCGCTTCTCGCCATAGCCGATGGCGCGGCGGAGGGCGGGTTGCTTGAAGGGCTGACCGATGAGGAAATCGCCCGGCTTGACTGGTATGAAGCACCCTATGGCTACGCGTTGGAGCCGGTGACGCTCACGGACGGACGCACGGCGCAGGTCTACCGCCCGACGGACGGGCAGTGGCAGCCAGGCGGCGCGTGGAGCCTTTCGCGCTGGCAGGCAGAGCAGGGCCCGCTTGCTCGCGAAGCGGCGCGCGAAATCATGGACCTGTTCGGCACCGTGCCGCTGGACACCTTGCAGCAGCGCATGTCGCAGATCCGTTCCCGTGCGCAGGCGCGAGTGAATGCAAGCCGCGAAGCCCCGACCGCACAGCTGCGCCGGGGGCTGACCCGCAGCGACGTGGACGTGCTGACGCACCGGCAGGCCTATTCCAACTTCTTCGCCGTGGACGAGCTGGACATCCGCCACCGCCGCTTCGACGGCGGCACGCAAGAGGTCAACCGCGCGGTCTTCGTCATGGCCGACGCCGTGGTGGTGCTGCCCTACGATCCCGTGCGCGACCGCGTTCTGGTGATCGAGCAAATGCGCGTGGCCCCCTTCGTGCGCGGCGACAAGATGCCGTGGGTGGTCGAAACGGTGGCGGGCCGGGTCGATGGCGGCGAAAGCCCCGAAGACTGCGCCCACCGCGAAGCGCAGGAGGAGGCGGGCGTGAGCCTGTCCAGGCTGATTAAGGTCTCCGGCAATTACCCGTCACCCGGCGCGGTGACCGAATTTCTCCATTGCTACGTGGGGCTTGCGGAGCTCGGCGATGCGGGGGGGATAGGCGGGCTCGACAGCGAGTCCGAGGATATCCGCTCGATCACGGTGCCGTTCGAAGACCTGATGGCCGGGATCGCGCAAGGCGAGGTGCAAAGCGGCCCGCTGATCCTTCTGGCGCTCTGGCTGGAGCGGGAGCGCCCGCGGCTGAGGCACGACGCAACATCGCCTTGA
- a CDS encoding TrgA family protein, with protein sequence MPTAAKLVAAVIFALTGYIVAEAIRPTLPEGQPLKWLLPICVGIPLLVGWRVMGRLVGKNYGVSMNSGLYGIVVATVSVTFIFAVAQMIKLSRRLQYDGPMEALVDVFAIMLEYGLLLVNPVVIVALVGGGFIGGFLAEWADRKFG encoded by the coding sequence ATGCCCACCGCCGCCAAGCTCGTCGCAGCCGTCATCTTTGCGCTGACGGGGTACATCGTGGCAGAGGCCATCCGCCCCACACTTCCCGAAGGCCAGCCGTTGAAATGGCTGCTGCCAATTTGCGTAGGAATTCCGCTGCTTGTGGGCTGGCGCGTGATGGGCAGACTGGTCGGCAAAAACTACGGCGTCAGCATGAACTCCGGCCTCTACGGCATTGTTGTTGCTACGGTTTCCGTCACATTCATCTTTGCCGTCGCACAGATGATCAAGCTGTCACGCCGCCTGCAATATGACGGCCCGATGGAGGCACTGGTGGACGTGTTCGCGATCATGCTGGAATACGGGCTGCTTCTGGTGAACCCGGTGGTGATCGTGGCCCTTGTAGGCGGCGGCTTCATCGGTGGCTTCCTCGCTGAATGGGCGGATCGCAAGTTCGGATGA
- a CDS encoding SAM-dependent methyltransferase, with translation MNVLTGDPLEQHVLTSTACQSGLPRYFTQAFATASKMRYGRLDMKLPDGRVFRAEGSEKGPIAEIDIHNNDLFARLVREGDLGFCDAYLDGWWTTPDLQAFMDLVHADNEDVYDGYPGMGLVRAYEKLRFWMQRNSKEQAKKNISYHYDLGNDFYALWLDPSMTYSSALFKGDEDHEEAQQNKYASMLDQMGAQPGDHLLEIGCGWGGFAEHAARKGIRVTGLTISQEQHDYAVARLAKAGLSELTEIKLQDYRDETGQYDGIASIEMFEAVGEQYWPVYFKALHKLLKPGKSATLQIITVEDRRWKVYKRQVDFIQKYIFPGGMLPCPSALQREIKRAGLEFQHSIEFGQSYSKTLRLWHRDFNKAWPEVAAMGFDQRFRNMWNFYLTSCASTFWSGNCDVTQITMKKPE, from the coding sequence ATGAATGTGCTCACTGGCGACCCGTTGGAGCAACACGTCCTGACCTCGACTGCGTGCCAGTCCGGCCTTCCGCGCTATTTCACGCAGGCGTTCGCGACAGCGTCGAAGATGCGCTACGGGCGGCTCGACATGAAGCTGCCCGACGGCCGCGTGTTTCGCGCAGAAGGGTCCGAGAAGGGCCCGATTGCCGAGATCGACATTCACAACAACGACCTGTTTGCGCGCCTCGTGCGCGAGGGCGATCTGGGCTTTTGCGATGCCTATCTTGACGGCTGGTGGACCACGCCCGACCTGCAGGCCTTCATGGACCTTGTGCATGCCGACAACGAAGACGTCTATGACGGCTACCCCGGCATGGGGCTGGTGCGCGCCTATGAGAAGCTGCGCTTCTGGATGCAGCGCAATTCCAAAGAGCAGGCCAAGAAGAACATCAGCTACCACTATGATCTGGGCAATGATTTCTATGCGCTGTGGCTCGACCCGTCGATGACCTATTCCTCTGCGCTGTTCAAAGGGGACGAGGACCACGAGGAGGCGCAGCAGAACAAATACGCCTCAATGCTGGATCAAATGGGCGCGCAGCCGGGCGACCACTTGCTTGAGATCGGGTGCGGCTGGGGTGGGTTTGCTGAGCATGCGGCCCGCAAGGGCATCCGGGTCACCGGGCTGACCATCAGTCAGGAACAGCACGACTACGCCGTGGCGCGCTTGGCGAAGGCGGGGCTGTCGGAGCTGACAGAGATCAAACTGCAGGACTACCGCGACGAAACGGGACAATATGACGGCATCGCCTCCATCGAAATGTTCGAGGCGGTGGGCGAGCAATACTGGCCGGTCTACTTCAAGGCGCTGCACAAGCTCCTCAAGCCCGGCAAGAGCGCCACGCTGCAGATCATCACAGTCGAGGATCGCCGCTGGAAGGTCTACAAGCGGCAGGTCGATTTCATCCAGAAATACATCTTCCCCGGCGGCATGCTGCCATGCCCCTCGGCGCTGCAGCGCGAGATCAAGCGGGCGGGGCTGGAGTTCCAGCATTCGATTGAGTTCGGGCAGAGCTACTCTAAGACCCTTCGGCTCTGGCACCGCGATTTCAACAAAGCGTGGCCCGAGGTCGCCGCGATGGGATTTGATCAGCGCTTCCGCAATATGTGGAATTTCTATCTGACCTCTTGCGCGAGCACCTTTTGGAGTGGAAACTGCGACGTGACGCAGATCACAATGAAAAAACCCGAGTAG
- a CDS encoding cryptochrome/photolyase family protein, whose product MTETPILFWFRRDLRLGDHEGLTAAAETGRPVIPVFICDEVVESHGAAPKWRLGLGVEHFAQTLDGIGSKLILRRGRALDVLRALIEETGAGAVWWSRAYDPDAIARDKGVKETLKDDGIDAQSHKGHLLFEPWTVETKTGGFYKVYTPMWKSVRDRDVPADLPAVSELRAPESWPASDDIADWGLGDAMKRGAEIVAKHVCVGEDAASTRLATFTRDRIAEYGEARDEMAVEGTSRLSENLTYGEISTRRCWHAGKRAMSDGKKGAETFLKELVWREFAYHLAYHTPRIIDQNWREEWDDFPWKDDERAAEIKAWKQGRTGVQLVDAAMRELYVTGYMHNRGRMIVASYLTKHLMTHWKVGQAWFDDCLIDWDPASNAMGWQWSAGSGPDATPFFRVFNPATQAEKFDPNREYRARFLGELFKNHGDEAKDFYKAIPESWHMSITDDYPEPVVALDEGRQRALDAYQSR is encoded by the coding sequence ATGACTGAGACACCAATACTTTTCTGGTTCCGCCGCGACCTGCGTCTGGGCGACCATGAGGGCCTCACCGCCGCCGCCGAGACGGGTCGCCCCGTCATCCCTGTGTTCATCTGCGACGAGGTGGTCGAAAGCCACGGGGCCGCGCCGAAATGGCGGCTGGGGCTGGGGGTCGAGCATTTCGCGCAGACGCTGGACGGGATCGGCTCCAAGCTGATCCTGCGCCGGGGCCGCGCGCTCGACGTGCTGCGCGCCCTGATCGAGGAGACCGGGGCAGGGGCCGTCTGGTGGTCGCGCGCCTATGACCCCGACGCCATCGCGCGCGACAAGGGCGTGAAGGAAACGTTGAAAGACGACGGCATCGACGCGCAAAGCCACAAGGGCCATCTGCTGTTCGAGCCATGGACGGTCGAGACCAAGACCGGCGGCTTCTACAAGGTCTACACGCCGATGTGGAAATCGGTGCGCGACCGTGACGTGCCCGCTGACCTGCCCGCCGTGTCCGAGTTGCGCGCGCCGGAAAGCTGGCCTGCCTCGGACGATATTGCCGATTGGGGTTTGGGCGACGCAATGAAGCGCGGGGCCGAGATCGTCGCGAAGCATGTCTGCGTTGGCGAGGACGCCGCCTCCACCCGGCTTGCGACCTTTACCCGCGACCGGATTGCGGAATACGGCGAGGCGCGCGACGAGATGGCCGTGGAAGGCACCTCGCGCCTGTCTGAAAACCTGACCTACGGCGAGATTTCCACCCGCCGCTGCTGGCACGCGGGCAAGCGCGCGATGAGCGACGGCAAGAAGGGGGCGGAGACGTTCCTCAAAGAGCTGGTTTGGCGCGAGTTCGCCTATCATCTGGCCTATCACACCCCGCGTATCATCGACCAGAACTGGCGCGAGGAATGGGATGACTTCCCGTGGAAGGACGATGAGCGCGCCGCGGAGATCAAGGCGTGGAAGCAGGGCCGCACCGGTGTCCAACTGGTCGATGCGGCGATGCGCGAGCTCTATGTGACGGGCTACATGCACAACCGCGGCCGCATGATCGTGGCGTCTTATCTGACCAAACACTTGATGACCCACTGGAAAGTCGGGCAGGCGTGGTTCGACGATTGCCTGATCGACTGGGACCCGGCGAGCAACGCGATGGGGTGGCAGTGGTCGGCGGGCTCCGGCCCGGATGCCACGCCGTTCTTCCGGGTGTTCAATCCGGCAACGCAGGCCGAGAAGTTCGACCCCAATCGCGAGTACCGCGCGCGCTTTCTGGGCGAGCTGTTCAAGAACCATGGCGACGAGGCCAAGGATTTCTACAAGGCGATCCCCGAGAGCTGGCACATGTCCATCACCGACGACTATCCAGAGCCGGTGGTGGCGCTGGACGAGGGGCGCCAGCGGGCCCTTGATGCCTATCAGTCGCGGTAG